Below is a genomic region from Nitrospirota bacterium.
CATCATAAGGTGGGGAACCAGGGCAGAGCAAAAGACAATTGTAGGCACACTTGGCAACATCGTAGCTCTGGTTAAAGAAAAAGACATATTGCCACCTGCAGTCATGGTCGTAGGAGATGTTGTAAGGCTAAGAAGTACTCTTAACTGGTATGAGAAAAAGCCTTTTTTTGGTCAGAGGATTCTTGTAACCCGAGAGACCGTAGAAGGGTTTGAGGCACTTGAGGAGCTTGGCGCAGAGGTCATTTCGTTTCCAACAATAGAAATCCAGCCACCTGTAAGCTATGATGAGCTTGACAGTGTAATAGAGGGAATAGATTCCTACGACTGGGCAATATTTACGAGTTCAAATGGTGTGGAGTTTTTCTTTAGAAGATTCTTTGAGCTTGGAAAAGACATAAGGAATCTAAAGGGAATAAAGGTCTGTGCCGTTGGCTCAAAGACCGCCTCCTCTATAAGGAAATTTGGAATCAATGTAGACCTGATGCCTCTCGAATTCCATGCAGAAGGCTTAATAGAGTCATTCAAAAGGCTTTATGAAAAAGAAGGTCTAAAGGGTCTTAGGATTGTCCTTCCGAGGGCTGAGCTTGGAAGTGATGTTTTCCCTGATGCAATTAGAAACCTTGGCGGTCATATAGATGTCCCTGTTGCATATAGAACGGTCAAGCCCAAAGGAACAGGCAAAAGACTAAGGAGATTTCTCAAGGAAGGCAGAATCACAATCGCTACATTTACCAGCCCAAGCACATTCAATAATTTCATGGACCTAATGGGCAAAGATGCATCACCTCTTCTTAGAGGTGTCAGGATTGCAGTTATAGGTCCTGTCACAAAGAAGGCAATTGAAAAGGCAGGTCTCAAAGTGGATATTATGCCTCATGAGGCAACCATCGAGGCATTGGTCGAAGAGATTAAGTCTGTGCTTTAATCATAGGAATCCTGTCTAAGATGGCATCTGCCACCTCATCCTTACTCATAAGGGGAAGCTTTTCTGTCTTCCTTTTAGAAATGAGCACCACCTTGTTTGTATCAACTGCAAAACCAGAATCAGGTCTGCTTATATCGTTAAAGACTATCATATCAGCACCCTTCCCAATGAGTTTTTCTTTTGCTCTTTTGAGGTTATAGCCAAATTCAGCAGAAAACCCGATGATAAGAGGCTTTTGAGGCATCCCACCAAGCTCCTTTAGAATGTCAGGTGTGCTTTTAAGTTTAAGAGATGAGATGCCGCCTGCCTTTGGAATTTTCCCTTTCTGCTTTACCACAGGCATAAAATCTCCTACTGCAGATGCCATGACAACGGTAGTTATGCCTTTTAGGTTTTTAATTACAGCATCCCGCATCTGAAGTGCCGTTTCAACCATGATGAGCTTTATTCCCGATACAGGCTTGAGGTTGGATGGACCGCTTATAAGGGTAACCTCTGCACCCCTTGCATGCCCTGAATTTGCTATTGCATAGCCCATCTTTCCAGTTGAGCTATTGGAGATGAATCGGACTTCATCTATGTATTCCCTCGTTGGACCAGCAGTGACAAGTATTTTTTCTGTTGAGAGGTCTTTTCTCCTGAGTTCGGATTTAACTGCATGGATTATGGTTTCTATGTCTGCCATCTTGCCTATGCCTTGCTCTCCGCATGCTAAAGTGCCTTTAACAGGCTCTACGATAATTACCCCATCTCCGATGACCTGCTTTAGGTTTCTTTGGAGTGCCTTGCTTTCATACATTCTCCAGTTCATTGCAGGTGCCATAACCACCCTGCCTTTGAAAGAAAGCAAGCACAAACTTAGGAGGTCATCTGAAATGCCGTTTGCCGACTTTGCAATGATATTTGCAGTGGCAGGTGCAATGAGCATAAGCTCTGCATCCTTTGAAAGGCTTATATGAGCCATTGGGTCTCCGAATATGTCAGAGTAAACCTTCCTGCCTGATGCTATCTCGAGGGAAAGAGAGGTTACGAAGTTTTTTGAGGCATTGGTCATTACGACCCTGACATCTGCGCCTTCCTCTTTAAGCCTTCTTGAGAGGTCTATTGCTTTGTAAGCCGCAATGCTTCCTGTAACGCCAAGAAGGATACAGCTATTCTTCAGGCTCTGAGGCATCCTTTTGTTTCTCTTTGAAGATTTCCTCTAATGCCTGCCTGCTTACCTCTTCTTTTTCATGGAGGTAGACCCTGAGGTCTTTTTCGAGCTCAGAGAGGTCCTCTGGAACAGCTTCCCTTTTTCTTTCCTCTAAGAATTTCCTGTAGTCGAATTTCTTAGCCTCTTCCGTTGCAGTTATTGCCTCCTGACCTACGAGAAACTCTAAGACATTTTCTATTGTCTCCTCCATAGCTATCGTCGTTGGCTTTTTGCCCTTTGCCTTAATCTTTGGCTTGACACCTAAGGCAAGCTCTTTTGCCCTCTGAGAGGCTATTGTCGCAAGCCTGAACCTGCTGTCTATCTTTTTTTTGTCAAACTCTATTGGAAGCGAAACAATATCCATCAGCCCTTCTCCTTTATGGTAAGATTTCTCCTGACCCACGAGGGGTCTATATTCGACGAGCACAGTCTTTCGGATATCACAATCGACTGTAACTGCCTGAGCGCCTCATCAAATACCTTATTTACTATAACATAATCGTATTTTTTATACTCCTTTATCTCTCTTAGTGCTGTCTTGAGTCTTACCTGTATCTCCTCCGAAGAGTTACACATCCTTTGCTCGAGCCTTCTCCTGAGGTCTCTGTGGGTGGGTGGAAGAACGAATATGTAGACTGCATCCTCATAGAGGTTTCTTATCTTCGATGCACCCTTGACATCTATGTCTAATATTACATCCACCGGCTCATCGAGCATTGCCTCGAGCCTTTCTCTGGATGTGCCGTAAAGGGAGTCGTGAACCCTTGCCCATTCTGCAAACTCTCCCTTTTTAGCCATGCTTTTAAATTCCTCTTTGCTTACAAAGGTATAGTCTCTGTCATTTATCTCTCCTTTTCTTGGCGGTCTCGTTGTGTAGGAGGTGGAATGCCTTATGCCATTAAGTGTCTCTGTAAGCCTCTGGCAGAGCGTGGTCTTTCCTGCACCCGATGGTGCAGAGACGACAAAGAGGTTTCCCCTGGGCTTAGTCTTCTTCACCTTTGCCCATGGACTTGCTTTCGGTTAATCTCTGAGAGATGGTCTCTGCCTGTAGGGCGCTTAATATCACATGGTCGCTGTCTGTGACGATTATGCTTCTGGTTTTTCTTCCTGATGTGGCATCGATGAGTTTTCCCTTTTCCTTTGCCACATCCCTCAGCCTCTTGATTGGAGATGAGCCGGGTGTCACGATAGCTACTATCTTGGAGGAGGCAATGACATTACCAAAGCCAATGTTAACTATGAGCGGTGGCAAAGAAGACTTTTTTATCTTAGTTTCCGTCATATTATTATTGAGCCCTGCATAATAATGTCCGTTTTCGCTGTCATTCCCGCTTGTCGGGAATCCTTCTTGAAGTAAGAAAGATTCTGGACAAGCCAGAATGACCTTAATCCTAAGGGTATAGGACATAATATTACAGGTTTCAATAGTTATCCTTGCCTACTGGATATTCTGAATCAGCTCTTTTATGTTTTCTATCTCGGATTTCATATCCACTGCCTTTTTAATAATCTCCTCATCCTCTGATTTTGAGGCAATCGTATTTGCCTCCCTCGAAAGCTCCTGAAGAAGGAAATCGAGCTTTCTTCCTATTTTACCACTGTTTTCGAGGATTTTAGCAAAAAAACTTAAATGGCTTTTTATGCGTGTAGTCTCCTCAACGATGTCTACTTTTTCAACTGCCTTCGATGCCTCGAGGATGAGTTTCGTATCGTCTGCACATTCCTCCACGAGAAATGCCTTTATCCTTTCCCTAAAGTTTTTCCGTGCAGATTCAATGCTCTGTGGGAGAATGGATTGCACCTCGTCATTAATCCTCCGAATCCTTTCTGCGCCTTTAAGTATTGCGGTTTCTATATCAGTGCCTTCCTTCACCCTCATTGCCAAAACCTCATCGAGGCTGACTTTGAATGCAGAATAAAGCGAATCTATATCATACGATGGCTCCTCTTGAATGAGCAGTTCTTTCCATGCCAAAAGCACAGTCATATCTATCTCTTTTGTTATCTTGAGTTGTTCTTTGAGGCTATCGAGGCTGACGAGGAGTTCCTTTGC
It encodes:
- the gmk gene encoding guanylate kinase translates to MKKTKPRGNLFVVSAPSGAGKTTLCQRLTETLNGIRHSTSYTTRPPRKGEINDRDYTFVSKEEFKSMAKKGEFAEWARVHDSLYGTSRERLEAMLDEPVDVILDIDVKGASKIRNLYEDAVYIFVLPPTHRDLRRRLEQRMCNSSEEIQVRLKTALREIKEYKKYDYVIVNKVFDEALRQLQSIVISERLCSSNIDPSWVRRNLTIKEKG
- a CDS encoding YicC family protein; amino-acid sequence: MAIQGMTGFGGAEKGGFRVEVRSLNHRFLDITVKMPPMLGRHEMALREMIKERFLRGRFDVFVSTTGEEKVRFRINDAMAKELLVSLDSLKEQLKITKEIDMTVLLAWKELLIQEEPSYDIDSLYSAFKVSLDEVLAMRVKEGTDIETAILKGAERIRRINDEVQSILPQSIESARKNFRERIKAFLVEECADDTKLILEASKAVEKVDIVEETTRIKSHLSFFAKILENSGKIGRKLDFLLQELSREANTIASKSEDEEIIKKAVDMKSEIENIKELIQNIQ
- the coaBC gene encoding bifunctional phosphopantothenoylcysteine decarboxylase/phosphopantothenate--cysteine ligase CoaBC; the encoded protein is MPQSLKNSCILLGVTGSIAAYKAIDLSRRLKEEGADVRVVMTNASKNFVTSLSLEIASGRKVYSDIFGDPMAHISLSKDAELMLIAPATANIIAKSANGISDDLLSLCLLSFKGRVVMAPAMNWRMYESKALQRNLKQVIGDGVIIVEPVKGTLACGEQGIGKMADIETIIHAVKSELRRKDLSTEKILVTAGPTREYIDEVRFISNSSTGKMGYAIANSGHARGAEVTLISGPSNLKPVSGIKLIMVETALQMRDAVIKNLKGITTVVMASAVGDFMPVVKQKGKIPKAGGISSLKLKSTPDILKELGGMPQKPLIIGFSAEFGYNLKRAKEKLIGKGADMIVFNDISRPDSGFAVDTNKVVLISKRKTEKLPLMSKDEVADAILDRIPMIKAQT
- the rpoZ gene encoding DNA-directed RNA polymerase subunit omega; its protein translation is MDIVSLPIEFDKKKIDSRFRLATIASQRAKELALGVKPKIKAKGKKPTTIAMEETIENVLEFLVGQEAITATEEAKKFDYRKFLEERKREAVPEDLSELEKDLRVYLHEKEEVSRQALEEIFKEKQKDASEPEE
- the cobA gene encoding uroporphyrinogen-III C-methyltransferase is translated as MVENIGKVYLVGAGPGDIGLMTIKGLSCLKKAEVVVYDFHLNAQVLNYINHSAEFIYAGKRGGHHTMTQEEINDILIKRAGKGRIVCRLKGGDPFVFGRGGEEASALAKAGIPFEVVPGVSSAIAAPAYAGIPLTHRHYSSSFTVIPGYEDITKEKSSIDWSGLKGIGTLVFLMAIKNIADLTRKLIENGLSPDTPTAIIRWGTRAEQKTIVGTLGNIVALVKEKDILPPAVMVVGDVVRLRSTLNWYEKKPFFGQRILVTRETVEGFEALEELGAEVISFPTIEIQPPVSYDELDSVIEGIDSYDWAIFTSSNGVEFFFRRFFELGKDIRNLKGIKVCAVGSKTASSIRKFGINVDLMPLEFHAEGLIESFKRLYEKEGLKGLRIVLPRAELGSDVFPDAIRNLGGHIDVPVAYRTVKPKGTGKRLRRFLKEGRITIATFTSPSTFNNFMDLMGKDASPLLRGVRIAVIGPVTKKAIEKAGLKVDIMPHEATIEALVEEIKSVL
- a CDS encoding DUF370 domain-containing protein; its protein translation is MTETKIKKSSLPPLIVNIGFGNVIASSKIVAIVTPGSSPIKRLRDVAKEKGKLIDATSGRKTRSIIVTDSDHVILSALQAETISQRLTESKSMGKGEED